Proteins encoded within one genomic window of Pigmentiphaga sp. H8:
- a CDS encoding TetR/AcrR family transcriptional regulator has translation MKNETGTKRKPQAEPEKAANPKPGRRTASARGVKTDLQRADWVRAGLRVLAQSGVDAVLIPRLATDLGVTKGSFYWHFESRDDLLLALIEEWKQHATLRVIEIVESASTSAQEKIRLIAFIGTNSPIDEFGGAIELAVRNWARTNPAVRSAVADVDQQRLTYLTSLYAEMGAKVDPELLACLHYSFSTGLRLIFAYPEQQKLAMRQAALDTIFFPSPVK, from the coding sequence ATGAAGAACGAGACTGGAACGAAGCGCAAGCCTCAGGCCGAGCCGGAGAAGGCGGCAAACCCGAAGCCGGGCCGGCGCACGGCGTCGGCGCGAGGCGTCAAGACCGACCTGCAGCGGGCCGATTGGGTGCGCGCAGGCCTGCGCGTGCTGGCTCAATCCGGGGTGGACGCCGTGTTGATCCCACGCCTGGCCACGGATCTGGGAGTGACCAAGGGCAGCTTTTATTGGCATTTCGAATCGCGCGACGACCTGCTGCTCGCGCTGATCGAGGAGTGGAAGCAGCACGCGACCCTGCGCGTGATCGAGATCGTCGAAAGCGCGTCTACGTCCGCTCAGGAAAAAATCCGCCTGATCGCCTTCATCGGCACCAACTCGCCCATCGACGAATTCGGCGGCGCCATCGAACTGGCCGTGCGCAACTGGGCCCGGACGAATCCCGCCGTGCGCAGCGCCGTGGCCGACGTCGACCAGCAGCGGCTGACCTACCTGACCAGCTTGTATGCCGAGATGGGCGCCAAGGTCGATCCGGAACTGCTGGCCTGCCTGCACTATAGTTTTTCGACGGGCCTGCGCCTGATCTTCGCCTACCCCGAGCAGCAGAAACTGGCGATGCGGCAGGCCGCGCTCGACACCATTTTCTTCCCTTCGCCCGTCAAGTAG
- a CDS encoding type II toxin-antitoxin system RelE/ParE family toxin, whose translation MSKTTPLYQILWRPLAEADLESIIDYIAQDSPAEALAFGRELRDKTLLLAQHPKSGRTGRPGLPGFVRELVVHRHYIVFYRIQAKARIAEILRLKHTAQMFP comes from the coding sequence ATGTCGAAGACGACACCGCTTTACCAAATCCTCTGGCGCCCCCTGGCCGAGGCGGACCTCGAAAGCATCATCGACTACATTGCCCAGGACAGTCCGGCCGAAGCGTTGGCGTTCGGCCGGGAACTACGCGATAAGACCTTGCTGCTCGCGCAGCATCCCAAGAGCGGCCGTACCGGCAGGCCGGGCCTGCCTGGCTTCGTGAGGGAACTGGTAGTGCATCGGCACTACATCGTTTTTTACCGTATACAGGCCAAGGCTCGCATCGCGGAAATCCTGAGGCTCAAGCATACGGCGCAGATGTTCCCCTGA
- a CDS encoding tripartite tricarboxylate transporter substrate binding protein, with the protein MHKEWKRAAARGMMAALVACALPLAAQAQAWPARPLKLIVPFGPGSSPDQVARVVGDRLGGLLGQTVVVENRPGASGNIGTNAIAKAPPDGYTFGVSITGPLVNNTVLFDSLPYDPAKDIAPLTLAVHQPNVLVVPASSGIANVAQLLDTLKKNPDKYNFPSTGAGTVSHLSVELMLQQIGAKAVHAPYPSSPAALTSLLSGDTQFAALPPIAVMPMVKDGRLKALAVTSSKRSALLPDIPTLSEAGVPGIEGSAWIGFVISSKVPADIQKKLSDALITALKDPEVGKKLETQYMEPAATTPQEFRRYMDDELKRWAPLIRKLGLKGQ; encoded by the coding sequence ATGCATAAGGAATGGAAGCGCGCCGCGGCGCGAGGAATGATGGCCGCGCTGGTGGCCTGCGCGCTGCCGCTCGCGGCCCAGGCGCAGGCCTGGCCGGCCCGTCCGCTGAAACTGATCGTGCCGTTCGGACCCGGCTCCAGCCCCGACCAGGTCGCGCGCGTGGTGGGCGATCGCCTGGGCGGCCTCCTGGGCCAGACCGTGGTGGTCGAGAACCGCCCCGGCGCCAGCGGCAACATCGGCACCAACGCCATCGCCAAGGCGCCGCCCGACGGCTACACCTTCGGCGTGTCGATTACCGGCCCGCTGGTCAACAACACGGTGCTGTTCGACTCGCTGCCCTACGATCCCGCCAAGGACATCGCGCCGCTGACGCTGGCGGTGCACCAGCCCAACGTGCTGGTGGTGCCGGCCTCGTCGGGCATCGCCAACGTGGCGCAACTGCTGGATACGCTGAAGAAGAACCCCGACAAGTACAACTTCCCGTCCACCGGCGCCGGCACGGTCTCGCACCTGTCGGTGGAGCTGATGCTGCAGCAGATCGGCGCCAAGGCGGTGCACGCGCCTTATCCTTCGTCTCCGGCCGCGCTGACCTCGCTGCTGTCCGGCGACACCCAGTTCGCCGCGCTGCCGCCCATCGCCGTCATGCCCATGGTGAAGGACGGCCGGCTCAAGGCCCTGGCGGTGACCTCGTCCAAGCGTTCGGCCCTGCTGCCCGACATCCCGACCCTGAGCGAAGCCGGCGTGCCCGGCATCGAGGGGTCGGCCTGGATAGGCTTCGTGATTTCGTCCAAGGTGCCGGCCGACATCCAGAAGAAGCTGTCGGATGCGCTGATCACCGCGCTGAAGGACCCCGAGGTCGGCAAGAAGCTCGAGACGCAGTACATGGAGCCCGCCGCCACGACGCCGCAGGAGTTCCGCCGCTACATGGACGACGAGCTCAAGCGCTGGGCGCCGTTGATCAGGAAGCTGGGGTTGAAGGGGCAATAG
- a CDS encoding chorismate mutase has protein sequence MQEPDQAGRPLRAYTDPAYRPLCATLAEVRANIDRLDDEIVALLAQRAMYVKDAARFKKDAFQVSAPARQAEVFAKVRALATRHNRGFEGLEDVVDAGYRALVAAFIAVEQKYHDRMTSTEDGHA, from the coding sequence ATGCAGGAGCCTGACCAGGCCGGCCGCCCGCTACGGGCCTATACCGATCCGGCCTATCGCCCGCTGTGCGCGACGCTGGCCGAGGTCCGCGCCAACATCGACCGGCTCGACGACGAGATCGTGGCGCTGCTGGCGCAGCGCGCCATGTACGTGAAGGATGCCGCGCGCTTCAAGAAGGACGCCTTCCAGGTCAGCGCCCCGGCGCGCCAGGCCGAGGTGTTCGCCAAGGTACGCGCGCTGGCCACCCGCCACAACCGGGGGTTCGAGGGCCTGGAGGACGTGGTGGATGCCGGCTACCGGGCGTTGGTGGCCGCGTTCATCGCCGTCGAGCAGAAGTATCATGACAGAATGACCAGTACGGAGGACGGACATGCATAA
- a CDS encoding non-heme iron oxygenase ferredoxin subunit yields the protein MADWTDVAATDDVPEDDVIGVQAAGKDLALYSVEGAFYATDNICTHGHARLCDGFLEGAEIECPLHQGRFDVRNGKAMCAPLTEDIKTYPLKVEGGRIWLQLS from the coding sequence ATGGCAGACTGGACCGATGTGGCGGCGACGGATGACGTGCCGGAAGACGACGTGATCGGCGTGCAGGCGGCGGGCAAGGACCTGGCGCTGTACAGCGTGGAAGGAGCGTTCTACGCTACCGACAACATCTGTACGCACGGCCACGCACGTTTGTGCGATGGCTTCCTGGAGGGCGCCGAGATCGAATGCCCGCTGCACCAGGGCCGCTTCGACGTGCGCAACGGCAAGGCGATGTGCGCGCCGTTGACCGAAGACATCAAGACCTACCCTCTCAAGGTCGAGGGCGGACGCATCTGGCTGCAGCTGAGCTAG
- a CDS encoding aromatic-ring-hydroxylating dioxygenase subunit beta encodes MNDLQTYLEVVRLHADYAAVVDSRQWAEWPDFFLDECEYKIQPRENFDRGLPLATLYLISKGMLKDRVYGISETLFHDPYYQRHVCGLPRILKDEGGELHVEANYAVFRTKLTGESTVFNVGRYIDRIRRTPEGLKFASRVCVFDTEMIPNSLIYPI; translated from the coding sequence ATGAACGATTTGCAGACCTACCTGGAAGTGGTCCGCCTGCATGCCGACTACGCGGCGGTCGTGGACAGCCGGCAATGGGCGGAGTGGCCCGACTTCTTCCTGGACGAGTGCGAGTACAAGATCCAGCCGCGCGAGAACTTCGACCGCGGGCTGCCGCTGGCCACGCTCTACCTGATCAGCAAGGGCATGCTGAAGGACCGCGTCTACGGCATCAGCGAGACCCTGTTCCACGATCCCTATTACCAGCGGCACGTGTGCGGCCTGCCCCGCATCCTGAAGGACGAGGGCGGCGAGCTGCACGTGGAGGCGAACTACGCCGTGTTCCGCACCAAGCTGACCGGCGAGTCCACGGTGTTCAACGTGGGCCGCTACATCGACCGCATCCGGCGCACCCCCGAGGGACTGAAGTTCGCGTCGCGCGTGTGCGTGTTCGATACCGAGATGATTCCCAATTCCCTGATCTATCCGATTTGA
- a CDS encoding aromatic ring-hydroxylating dioxygenase subunit alpha — protein sequence MGETTVFPRELEWKDSGSSRIPFWAYTDESLYKKELERFFYSGHWNYIGLEAEIPNPGDFKRTVVGERSVIMTRAEDETIHVIENVCAHRGMQFCRERSGNRKELVCPYHQWNYTLKGDLQGVPFRRGVKQGGKVNGGMPADFKTADNNLNKLKVATRGGVVFASFDHDVPSLEEFLGPVILGYFDRLFNGRKLKLLGYNRQRIPGNWKLMQENIKDPYHPGLLHTWFITYGLWRADNKSELKMDDRFRHAAMISTRGSAGVKSEVTAGVTSFKETMEINDKRLLDIVHEPWWGEPTAVMMTIFPSVIFQQQVNSVSTRHIQPNGHGSFDFVWTHFAFDDDTPEMIQRRLVQANLFGPAGFVSADDGEVIEFSQSGFEQKPYHRALAELGGTGVENTDHMVTETLIRGMYEYWRKVMDV from the coding sequence ATGGGCGAAACCACCGTTTTCCCGCGCGAACTCGAATGGAAGGACAGCGGTTCCAGCCGCATCCCGTTCTGGGCCTATACCGACGAGTCGCTCTACAAGAAGGAGCTGGAACGCTTCTTTTATTCGGGCCATTGGAACTACATCGGCCTGGAGGCCGAGATTCCCAATCCGGGCGACTTCAAGCGCACCGTGGTGGGCGAGCGCTCGGTCATCATGACCCGCGCCGAGGACGAGACCATCCATGTGATCGAGAACGTCTGCGCGCACCGGGGCATGCAGTTCTGCCGCGAACGCAGCGGCAACCGCAAGGAACTCGTCTGTCCCTATCACCAGTGGAACTACACGCTGAAAGGCGACCTGCAGGGCGTGCCGTTCCGGCGCGGGGTCAAGCAGGGCGGCAAGGTCAACGGCGGCATGCCGGCCGACTTCAAGACCGCCGACAACAACCTGAACAAGCTCAAGGTCGCCACCCGGGGCGGCGTCGTGTTCGCCTCGTTCGACCATGACGTGCCGTCGCTGGAGGAATTCCTGGGGCCGGTCATCCTGGGCTACTTCGACCGCCTGTTCAACGGCCGCAAGCTCAAGCTGCTGGGCTACAACCGCCAGCGCATCCCGGGCAACTGGAAGCTGATGCAGGAGAACATCAAGGACCCGTACCATCCGGGGCTGCTGCATACCTGGTTCATCACCTACGGTCTCTGGCGCGCCGACAACAAGTCCGAGCTGAAGATGGACGACCGGTTCCGCCACGCCGCCATGATCTCCACGCGCGGCTCGGCGGGCGTGAAGTCCGAGGTCACCGCCGGCGTGACCAGCTTCAAGGAAACGATGGAGATCAATGACAAGCGCCTGCTCGACATCGTCCACGAGCCGTGGTGGGGCGAGCCCACCGCCGTGATGATGACGATCTTCCCCAGCGTGATCTTCCAGCAGCAGGTCAACAGCGTTTCCACGCGGCACATCCAGCCGAACGGGCATGGTTCGTTCGACTTCGTCTGGACGCACTTCGCCTTCGACGACGACACGCCGGAGATGATCCAGCGCCGCCTGGTCCAGGCCAACCTGTTCGGCCCGGCGGGCTTCGTGTCGGCCGACGACGGCGAGGTCATCGAGTTCTCGCAAAGCGGTTTCGAGCAGAAGCCCTACCACCGCGCGCTGGCGGAGCTGGGCGGGACCGGCGTCGAGAACACGGACCACATGGTGACCGAGACGCTGATCCGCGGCATGTACGAATACTGGCGCAAAGTGATGGATGTCTGA
- a CDS encoding 2Fe-2S iron-sulfur cluster-binding protein, which yields MELVVQPMGRSLAVEPGANLLQTLRSNDVPVSYSCMAGRCGTCRCKVLDGGVLESGREAKLTNPHDGRYVLACMSVLTDNCTIEIPEVDELVVHPAKVLKASVASVEAVTHDIRRVVLRSAKTLEFSPGQYATLQFTPEHIRPYSMACLSGNELEFHVRVVPGGRVSGYIDTQLKAGDQVRVSGPLGTAYLRRKHAGPMLCVAGGTGLAPVLSIVRGALEAGMRNAIHLYFGVRSEQDVYGKSWLDELAARHDNLHVHVVVAAGAELPGHRSGLVTDAVDADWAGLSGWRAYLCGAPPMVDAATLVLARKGLSADHVYADAFYASSD from the coding sequence ATGGAATTGGTCGTTCAGCCCATGGGCCGCTCGCTGGCGGTGGAGCCGGGCGCGAATCTGCTGCAGACCCTGCGCAGCAACGACGTGCCGGTGTCCTACAGCTGCATGGCCGGCCGTTGCGGCACCTGTCGATGCAAGGTGCTGGACGGCGGCGTGCTGGAGTCGGGCCGCGAGGCCAAACTCACCAATCCGCACGATGGCCGCTACGTGCTGGCCTGCATGAGCGTGCTGACGGACAACTGCACCATCGAAATCCCCGAGGTCGACGAACTGGTGGTGCATCCGGCCAAGGTGCTCAAGGCTTCCGTGGCCAGCGTCGAGGCCGTCACCCACGATATCCGCCGCGTGGTCCTGCGATCAGCCAAGACGCTGGAATTCTCGCCCGGCCAGTACGCGACGCTGCAATTCACGCCCGAGCACATCCGGCCGTATTCCATGGCCTGCCTGAGCGGCAACGAACTGGAGTTCCACGTGCGGGTGGTGCCCGGCGGCCGCGTCTCGGGCTACATCGACACCCAATTGAAAGCAGGCGACCAGGTGCGCGTCAGCGGCCCGCTAGGCACGGCCTACCTGCGCCGCAAGCACGCCGGCCCGATGCTGTGCGTGGCCGGCGGGACCGGGCTGGCGCCCGTGCTGTCCATCGTGCGCGGCGCGCTCGAGGCGGGTATGCGCAACGCCATCCACCTGTACTTCGGCGTGCGTTCCGAGCAGGACGTCTATGGCAAATCCTGGCTCGACGAGCTGGCGGCCCGGCATGACAATCTGCACGTGCACGTCGTCGTGGCGGCCGGGGCCGAACTGCCGGGACACCGCAGCGGCCTGGTGACGGACGCGGTCGACGCCGACTGGGCCGGCCTGTCGGGCTGGCGCGCCTACCTGTGCGGGGCGCCGCCCATGGTCGACGCCGCCACGCTGGTGCTGGCGCGCAAGGGGCTGTCCGCCGACCACGTCTACGCCGACGCATTCTACGCAAGCAGCGATTGA
- a CDS encoding LysR family transcriptional regulator, translating to MELKDIDLNLLVVFNQMLMERKVSGAAQKLGLTQPAVSNALNRLRKLLGDDLFLRTTRGMEPTPYARQLAEPIAYALGTIQDTLNFRSSFDPASSSRTFTVGMTDIGEIYFLPRLMEATARIAPGVSINTVRNTTVNLRDEMEAGHVDLAIGLLPQLNAGFFQRRLFTQNYVCMFRRGHELDGRKLTLDAFRKADHVVAVSAGTGHGIVDEFMKKKGVQRKVRLTVPHFVAVGHILRSTDMIATVPERYADECLEPFNLTAVNHPVALPRIGINLFWHAKFHREPSNQWLRGLIFDEFSDK from the coding sequence ATGGAACTGAAAGACATCGACCTGAATCTGCTGGTCGTTTTCAACCAGATGCTGATGGAACGCAAGGTGTCCGGCGCGGCCCAGAAGCTCGGGCTGACGCAGCCTGCCGTCAGCAACGCGCTCAACCGGCTGCGCAAGCTGCTGGGCGACGACCTGTTCCTGCGCACCACCCGCGGCATGGAACCCACGCCCTATGCGCGGCAACTGGCCGAGCCGATCGCCTATGCGCTCGGCACCATCCAGGACACGCTGAACTTCCGCAGCAGCTTCGATCCGGCCAGCAGCAGCCGCACCTTCACGGTAGGCATGACGGACATCGGCGAGATCTATTTCCTGCCCAGGCTGATGGAGGCTACCGCCCGGATCGCGCCCGGCGTGTCGATCAACACGGTGCGCAACACCACGGTCAACCTCAGGGATGAAATGGAAGCCGGCCACGTGGACCTGGCCATCGGGCTGCTGCCGCAGCTCAATGCCGGGTTCTTCCAGCGCCGCCTGTTCACGCAGAACTACGTCTGCATGTTCCGGCGCGGCCACGAACTGGACGGCCGCAAGCTGACGCTGGACGCGTTCCGCAAGGCCGACCACGTGGTGGCGGTATCGGCCGGCACCGGGCACGGCATCGTCGATGAATTCATGAAGAAGAAAGGCGTGCAGCGCAAGGTGCGCCTGACCGTGCCGCACTTCGTGGCGGTCGGCCACATCCTGCGGTCGACCGACATGATCGCCACCGTGCCCGAGCGCTACGCGGACGAGTGCCTGGAACCGTTCAACCTGACCGCGGTAAACCATCCGGTGGCGCTGCCCCGGATCGGCATCAATCTATTCTGGCACGCGAAGTTCCACCGCGAACCGTCCAACCAGTGGCTGCGCGGCCTCATCTTCGACGAGTTCTCGGACAAGTAA
- a CDS encoding ribokinase has translation MKGHPRHQVPSLSDTPPRIVVLGSFMQACCWEMDRLPRLGETLRARGFVAEAAGKGLAVAVGCHRLGARVDLLMAIGNDAPADRLLSWLHGEGLDTRRVLRCGQPSGHGAGFIDANGDNQIVVHPGANEALGTDQVAAAEGDIASAALLYAQLEVPLDTVCAALARARAHGILSVLNPSPWQALPDDLLACTDVLVVNAGEAQSLLECPLPAGRNERLRRIAAALPMLWRRWPGSWLVVTLGDQGSAAWHRDGTHHVAAPIPARAVKTIGAGDAFSAGLCWALAGGRDMADALKTAGACGAWSVAHAGILASLPDHAGLQAMLRTGA, from the coding sequence ATGAAAGGCCACCCGCGACACCAGGTCCCGAGCCTGTCGGACACGCCGCCGCGCATCGTCGTCCTGGGCAGTTTCATGCAGGCCTGCTGCTGGGAAATGGACCGGCTGCCCCGGTTGGGCGAGACCCTGCGGGCCCGCGGCTTCGTCGCCGAGGCGGCGGGCAAGGGCCTGGCCGTGGCGGTGGGATGCCATCGGCTGGGCGCCCGGGTCGACCTGCTGATGGCGATCGGCAACGATGCCCCGGCCGACCGCCTGCTGTCATGGCTGCACGGCGAAGGACTGGACACCCGGCGGGTCCTGCGCTGCGGCCAGCCCTCGGGCCACGGCGCGGGGTTCATCGACGCCAACGGCGACAACCAGATCGTCGTGCATCCCGGCGCCAACGAGGCGCTGGGAACGGACCAGGTCGCCGCGGCGGAAGGCGACATCGCTTCGGCCGCGCTGCTCTATGCCCAGCTCGAAGTCCCCCTCGACACGGTGTGCGCGGCGCTGGCGCGAGCCCGCGCGCACGGGATCCTGTCCGTGCTGAATCCGTCTCCCTGGCAGGCCCTGCCAGACGACCTCCTGGCCTGCACCGACGTGCTGGTCGTGAACGCCGGCGAAGCGCAGTCCTTGCTGGAATGCCCCTTGCCAGCCGGCCGGAACGAGCGGCTGCGCCGAATCGCGGCGGCCTTGCCCATGCTGTGGCGGCGCTGGCCCGGGAGCTGGCTGGTCGTCACGCTGGGAGACCAGGGCAGCGCGGCGTGGCATCGCGACGGCACGCACCACGTGGCCGCGCCCATTCCCGCCCGCGCGGTCAAGACCATAGGCGCGGGCGACGCCTTCAGCGCCGGCCTTTGCTGGGCGCTGGCCGGTGGAAGGGACATGGCGGACGCGCTGAAAACAGCCGGCGCCTGTGGTGCGTGGTCGGTCGCCCACGCCGGCATCCTGGCCTCGCTGCCCGATCACGCCGGGCTCCAGGCCATGCTCAGGACCGGAGCTTGA
- a CDS encoding GntR family transcriptional regulator, translating to MPLQAPAPADPVLELLLSRLRLHDTVTTPYYIQLQRQIQALIDGGDLRPGHGLPSERVLAQALNLSRTTIKRCYDALRDAQAVASSQGRGGTVVKAAPRVSPAMQRLKGFTEEMRELGLEPSARVLERAVVQDRMVASIFGRPSNAEFLKLVRVRLADDAPMSREVAWYDLAVAPALAAWDGKGSAYAYLREHCGIELAWADQSVEAVLSSPQEGEVFGFSQPGPCLLLKRRSHSVHNTLVEYVEGTFRGDAYVYRLKLRS from the coding sequence ATGCCCCTGCAAGCGCCCGCCCCGGCCGACCCGGTATTGGAGTTGCTGCTTTCGCGGCTGCGCCTGCACGACACCGTCACCACGCCGTACTACATCCAGTTGCAGCGCCAGATCCAGGCGTTGATAGACGGCGGCGACCTGCGCCCCGGCCACGGGCTGCCGTCCGAGCGCGTGCTGGCCCAGGCGCTGAACCTCAGCCGCACGACCATCAAGCGCTGCTATGACGCGCTGCGCGACGCCCAGGCGGTGGCCAGTTCGCAGGGGCGCGGCGGCACCGTGGTCAAGGCGGCTCCGCGCGTGTCGCCGGCCATGCAGCGGCTCAAGGGCTTCACCGAGGAAATGCGGGAACTGGGGTTGGAGCCCTCGGCCCGGGTGCTGGAGCGTGCCGTGGTCCAGGACCGCATGGTGGCGTCGATCTTCGGGCGGCCCTCGAATGCCGAGTTCCTGAAGCTGGTGCGCGTGCGTCTGGCCGACGACGCGCCCATGTCGCGCGAGGTCGCGTGGTACGACCTTGCCGTCGCGCCCGCGCTGGCGGCATGGGACGGCAAGGGCTCGGCGTACGCCTACCTGCGCGAACATTGCGGCATCGAACTGGCCTGGGCCGACCAGTCGGTCGAGGCCGTGCTCAGCTCGCCGCAGGAAGGCGAGGTCTTCGGTTTTTCCCAGCCCGGCCCCTGCCTGCTGCTGAAGCGGCGATCCCATTCGGTCCACAACACGCTGGTCGAATACGTGGAAGGCACGTTTCGCGGCGACGCCTACGTCTACCGGCTCAAGCTCCGGTCCTGA
- a CDS encoding phosphate/phosphite/phosphonate ABC transporter substrate-binding protein has product MPVFRRPPRRLSRFVAPALLRLAALGLVAAASAVHGQSLRLGVLPVEGPLETRNDWVPLVTDLSRALGQPARLLAPTSYDAMASALRRGDIDLAVLSGQLAIDAVTRYGMTVIARGLPADSDRHRTVLIARRGAAPATLDQMLALSTKWRLARGEVRSFSGYLVPQLQLFLPRGLRMEAFFATEVQGSHQTNALAVANGEADVGLTTGSDLARFKERFPMEYGRLAVLWRSDPLPAPLVVARRALPESVRARLAAHLTSLEQTRPGQEQLARHDLAGFEPAGDAALLDNASLVYRFDRQSALQGSWTDEAARQTRLTRIEHEYASLRATLDRPPRRKAQAMSAADTSH; this is encoded by the coding sequence ATGCCTGTTTTTCGCCGTCCGCCGCGGCGCCTTTCCCGGTTCGTGGCGCCCGCCCTGCTGCGCCTGGCGGCGCTGGGGCTGGTGGCCGCCGCCTCCGCCGTCCACGGCCAGTCGCTCAGGCTGGGCGTGCTGCCGGTCGAAGGTCCGCTGGAAACGCGCAACGACTGGGTGCCCCTGGTCACGGACCTGTCGCGGGCGCTCGGCCAGCCGGCGCGGCTGCTCGCGCCGACGTCCTATGACGCCATGGCCTCGGCCCTGCGGCGGGGCGACATCGACCTCGCGGTGCTGTCGGGCCAACTGGCCATCGACGCCGTCACCCGCTATGGCATGACGGTGATCGCCCGCGGGCTGCCCGCCGACTCCGACCGCCATCGCACCGTCCTCATCGCCCGGCGCGGCGCCGCGCCCGCCACGCTGGACCAGATGCTGGCCCTGTCGACCAAGTGGCGCCTGGCGCGGGGCGAGGTGCGGTCCTTCTCGGGCTATCTGGTGCCGCAGCTCCAGTTGTTCCTGCCGCGCGGGCTGCGCATGGAGGCCTTCTTCGCGACCGAGGTCCAGGGCAGCCACCAGACCAATGCGCTGGCGGTCGCCAACGGCGAAGCCGACGTGGGCCTGACCACCGGCTCCGACCTGGCGCGCTTCAAGGAACGTTTTCCGATGGAATACGGCCGGCTGGCGGTGCTGTGGCGATCGGACCCGCTGCCCGCGCCGCTGGTCGTGGCCCGGCGCGCGCTGCCGGAATCCGTGCGGGCGCGCCTGGCCGCCCACCTGACTTCATTGGAACAGACGCGTCCGGGCCAGGAACAATTGGCCCGGCACGATCTTGCCGGATTCGAGCCCGCGGGCGACGCCGCGCTGCTGGACAACGCCAGCCTCGTGTACCGCTTCGATCGGCAAAGCGCGTTGCAGGGCAGTTGGACCGACGAAGCCGCGCGGCAGACGCGGCTGACGCGCATCGAACACGAGTACGCCTCCCTGCGCGCGACGCTGGACCGGCCGCCACGGCGCAAGGCCCAGGCGATGTCCGCCGCCGACACGTCGCACTAG